One Novipirellula galeiformis genomic window, AACGGCATCATGGCGGGCGCAATCGCAATGATTCCGAACGTGTTCCCCGTCCTGTTGGTGTTCGGAGTGATGTGCCATTTAGAGATCGCCATCGACATCGGCACGATGATGACCGCGTCGGTCGCGATGGGAGTGGCCGTGGACGATACGATTCACTTCCTGACTTGGTTCCGTACCAATTTGGATCGCGGCATGTCACGCGTCGACGCGGTAATCGAAACGTATCGCCGCGTCGGTCCCGCGATGACGCAAACGACCGTGGTCGGAGGACTCGGGCTGTTCATCTTTGCGTTGTCAACGTTCACTCCGACTCAGCGTTTCGGAACACTGATGCTAATGATGCTCGCGACCGCCTTGGTCGGTGACTTGATCCTATTGCCCGCCTTGTTAGCAGGCCCTGCAGGACGATGGTTCAAACCGCGAACGAGCGGCCCCGAGCCGACCCCCAATTTGAATAACGACGCAGGGGCGAAAGCAAACATCGATCCCCGCCACGAACCCAACCTCAAACACCCCATCAACGGCACGCATCCCGCCGAGGCCTCCAATACAACGGAAACGCACTACAAAGGGGACATTGAAAACGAACACGATGATTTACCGAGCCTAAAAATCCATTTTCCGCCCGAGCGAATCGATCGGCCGCATCGCATGAAGCGAAAGTAACGCCCCGTCAACGCTTCAAAATCGAGCGGGCGAAGCTTTGCCATAAACAGGACGCTGCACAGCGATTGATCATCGTGTGAACTGAAGCCACGCTTGTTCGATCGATTCCGCATTGGGCGAATCATCATGAGCGATGTAGCGATACGATGCGGTATAGGTTTCGCTCGGTTCGATCGTGAACTCGCCATCCACCATCGGCGCAAAACAGAAATAGGGTTTGCTGGGGTGCAAACGCACCGCCTGAGGAAAACGGAAATTGTCTTTGTGGCTGAGCATCGCAACACCGCACAATTTGCCATCGACACGCCCGAACAAATCGACCCATTTCACATGTGAACCGTTCCCCGCAAACCGCCGCTCTCCTCGGCTGGTTAAAAATTGATGTTTGGCGACATCCAAGCTCGGCAACGCCAAACGAGGATCGGATTCTTTCGCCTGCACGAATTGTCGGATCGCTTTTTCGCTCTCCGCGGTCACCCATTGATTGTTACCACGAATCGCCATCCCACCGTAATGGTATTGATTCACCCTGAGGGGCGAGTCTGCGATACAGGTGATTTCGGAGCGAATATCGAGCACGAATCCAGGGTCGGTATCCGCATAAACCTGAACCGTCCATCGCTCTCGCAGCACTGGTTTGGCTTGATCGGAAACGGGATAAGCTTGGTGCAGTAACTCGACCGTGAAGGTGCCGACTTCATCCCCGCTTTGAACCTCGATGACCTTGTCGTGCGACACCCCTCCCGTACGTTTGTGTTGGTTCCAAAAATCAATTGGCTGGCCTTCGAACGACGTGTCCACGAACGCGCCGAACAGGGCGTGCTGATGAGCATGGTCGGGGGCAAAATCCCCTGTCACGATCCGCCCGCTCGGCGAGTACAGCGGATGAATGTAACCGCTGCGCCGATAAATCGCGTCGATGCCCTGCGGTGGCTCTTGAACCGCTTTGTTGTAGACAAGCACCGGTTTGCCACGCACGCTGACACGGATGAACTCGGTCGTTTCAGTGCACTCGACAATCGACGTCGCATCGGATTGAGCGAACAAGAGACCCTTCGAATCCGCGAACATCAGGGTCGCGATCATGAAACAGCAAACCGAGAGCGTCTTGCGACTTGGCATGTTCGAGCCTAGTAGGTGTGGGAGAGAGAGAACACAAACGATCCCGATTATAGAGCAAGGTTGCACACTCAACCTAGCGCGTCACGCCCACCGCCAGTGGATGCTGCACGCTTCTGTAACTGCACGGCCCCGGATTACCGGAGAGAGCTTCGCCTGGACACAAAGCGATGCTGCGATGGATTCGCCCTGTCACTCCCACGGCAATTTCATCGCGACCGCAAAAACCGATATGCCGCATCCCTACTCGGCGAGCAGAACTAATGGCGAGCGAAGATGACAAGAATAACAGCAACGGTTAACAGCCCCGCCCCCACCATCCGCGTGACCATCGTTTGGTGACCATGGTCAGCTTCGGCACCGCCCCAGGTTTTCGCAACGGCCCAAGCCAGTGCGACGCCCCACAAGCCACGCAGCGCGTAGACAACATTGATACGTGCTGCGTCTCCAAACGCGGCCACGGCAACGGTAATACAAAGGGCTTGCAGAGCCACGAATGTCGCCCCAGGCAAAAGATTCGCGAGGAGTTGCGAGTCCTTTAACTTGGACCACTCGACCCACGGAGCAAGTCCCAACGAGACCAAACCAAGGATCCAGAAAACGACGGGAAGAAATCGCCCCGGCCCCCAGGCCGGCGACCACGTTTGCACCAAGAAGTCAAACGTGGCGAAACACGTCGCCGCAGCGAGGGCGAACACAATTGTCATCACGATATGGTGGAAGTGACCACGCCCGGTCCACTGGATCAACGCAATCCCCAAGGCGGCAAGCGCAGCGGCATACCACACCGATTTGGGCAGCGTCTCACCACCGACAAATGTCAAAAGCATGGCCACCAAGACAACCTTGACGCCGAAAATCGGCGCGGCAACGGACACATCCCCACGCCCGACTGAGAGCAAGGTGAACGCCAACCCCATCATAAACAGGGCAGCAATGACCGCAGGCTGCCAAAACATCGCCCACGCTTGAAGCGTTCCTCCCAGCAGCCAAAGGAACGAAAATGCGATCGAAGTGAACAAGTTCGATACAAACATGACCGTGATCGGTCCCGCTCCGGCTTCGCCAGATCTTTTCACAAAGATCAACCCAAAGACAAACAGGATGCTGGCGAGCAGTGGCAAAAGTAAATGCATGGTAGCCGTAACCTACACCGCAAACCAAGAGCGTTGAACCACGTGTGGCCCCCGTGAAGTGTGAACCCCGTGACATTTGGCCCCAGTGACATGTGACCCCAGTGACACTGGCCCCAGCGACATGTGACCGAACACTCCTTCGGAGTGTCGCCAGAGCCCCCCCCGCCCTCTATGGGCCCTCTGGAGACTGCTTCACCTCGCGGTAAAGCTCAAAGGTTTTCTCGGCAACGATCTT contains:
- a CDS encoding DUF6807 domain-containing protein → MPSRKTLSVCCFMIATLMFADSKGLLFAQSDATSIVECTETTEFIRVSVRGKPVLVYNKAVQEPPQGIDAIYRRSGYIHPLYSPSGRIVTGDFAPDHAHQHALFGAFVDTSFEGQPIDFWNQHKRTGGVSHDKVIEVQSGDEVGTFTVELLHQAYPVSDQAKPVLRERWTVQVYADTDPGFVLDIRSEITCIADSPLRVNQYHYGGMAIRGNNQWVTAESEKAIRQFVQAKESDPRLALPSLDVAKHQFLTSRGERRFAGNGSHVKWVDLFGRVDGKLCGVAMLSHKDNFRFPQAVRLHPSKPYFCFAPMVDGEFTIEPSETYTASYRYIAHDDSPNAESIEQAWLQFTR
- a CDS encoding DMT family transporter; translation: MHLLLPLLASILFVFGLIFVKRSGEAGAGPITVMFVSNLFTSIAFSFLWLLGGTLQAWAMFWQPAVIAALFMMGLAFTLLSVGRGDVSVAAPIFGVKVVLVAMLLTFVGGETLPKSVWYAAALAALGIALIQWTGRGHFHHIVMTIVFALAAATCFATFDFLVQTWSPAWGPGRFLPVVFWILGLVSLGLAPWVEWSKLKDSQLLANLLPGATFVALQALCITVAVAAFGDAARINVVYALRGLWGVALAWAVAKTWGGAEADHGHQTMVTRMVGAGLLTVAVILVIFARH